One Citrus sinensis cultivar Valencia sweet orange chromosome 5, DVS_A1.0, whole genome shotgun sequence genomic window, AGAACCCAATAAGTGGCAGTTTGAAAAAGAATACAGGCAAAAAAATGAACGACCTGGGGTGACAAACTGCGTTGGTAGGTAAAGATCACCACCCAACGAACGAAGTGCTGAACACCACTTTCCCccagcaaagaagaatttgttcttccaATTCTTGCACGAGGAGGGGAAACCGGTGATTGGCTTTCTCTTTGCAGAACTGGACATGAAGTAGTACCAGCCCGCCTCCCTTGGGCTGCTCCGCAGCTGATACAAATGCTTCACTTCAACAAGGGAAGGCTCCTCCAACCCGCACCTCTCCCACAACACAAACATAGCCGATAGAACCCTCCACCCGTTCGGGTGTAGCTGACCTGGGGCCAGGTGCATACCTCCCAGTATCTTGGCAAAATAACGCTGAAGGGGCAGCCGAGCTCCTAGTTTAAAACTCTCTAGGTGCATCGTCATATACCCCCGCGGAGGCCGACTAGGAACGTCACCCTTCCCAGGGATTACAAGAAGAACATCGTTGGGGATGTTGTAGAGATTCCTAAGTTTAAATAGATCGGTGGGGGTGGTGGCACAAGCCATGAAATCAATAGGGTAGGAATCAGCCTCCACCCTATGGCCTAGGTTCCTTTTCTGAGCAGGTCTGCTCGGTCCGGAACTGCTCCCCTCACCATCACTAACTCCTTCAGGGACTCCAACCCCACCAGAACTGTTATTCTCACCAGAGCCCGACGCAGGCCCACCTCTATTCCCTACAAGCTCTAGTTCGGGGGAAGGAGAGATAACCAAAGGGCGTGGGTATTCAAGGGTATCCTTGCCATAGGAAGGACCTACACTGCTGGAGGGGCCTAAGTAATCAGTGGGTATTGGCACATTGAGGCCCGAGTCCCCTGACTCTTCATCACCCTCATCAACAATTAACTTCCTCTTCCGATTTGACATACCGAAATCCCCAAAAGAAAGCAGAGAAAACTCGAGTATATGGACACAAAGAAGGCAACACAGAACccaatcaacaacaaccagaGGAAAATGTTAAAGACTATACCTGGAATAGACTGACACTGATAGCGCTGCCGTGACAGAGAAAACACCCGGCGAATGGATACTCCGGACGCTGGAAGTGTGAGCAAAGTTGAGAGAAAATTTGGTTAACGGCGGAGAAACGAATAGCAAGATAAGGATGACTCCAGTCTAGGGATTTGAAACGAAAAAGGGGAAATAGAAGCATTTAAGTGATGGGATATGCCAGCTCACCCCCCCATATATCGAGGATGGATAGCCCgtcgtttcaaatttcaaatacgaaGAGTCTGGAGATGCCACGTCACCAACCGTTACAAGAGGCCAGGTTAGAAGTAAGCCCAGGTATGCTATGGGCAGGTTCACTTAGGCCCACGCTCAGGTCGGAGTCTCCTCAGTAGAGAAATGGTACATCAGGTCAGGCCCGTCTCAATAAAAAGAGGATCAGATGAGAAGCTCCCCGGGCTTGTGAGATTTGACCATCAGTTTCTACTCTTAACTCATTTCACTCGCcagaccagaaactgggggactggtGTTGAGTACATAAAGGCACCAGGTCGGCCATGCTACTGGTTCCGCCCTGGCACGGATCGTTTCAGCTATATGGTACGAGCAGAACACGGGGTTAAACAGGAGCCGACCCGAGATGAATGCGACCAGGAAAACATACCGCCCAGAAGTATACGCCGAGCCGATACTCATCCCCAGGAAAGCGGGAACACGATCTCACAAAATCGCGGTAGTTGCGCTTCTCCCAGAACGGTTGAAGGACACGCGAGATccacgtttgcccacaatCTAACAGTTAGAGTCCCATGAGGGGCTACCACCACCCGAAAAAGGAGGGATAAGGAGCAAACGAAAAACGTGGGACAAAGGGCGgctataaaagagaaagacatcGAAGAAGACAGGACAGAAAAACTGAGAGAGGGGaaacgctgccaaattgcaaccaggccatttccttacaaatttcttaaatcCATATTACCctgttttcccgtaaacaccttgtgctaacttaggcatcggagggtttacgccggcaaaaccaccggcgtctctgatccgttTTTGCTGAACGCAGGTCTAGTGAGAGAGGGAAGGGCGATTCCAACCCCAGTGGTTCGAGTGACAGTTGATAACACAAACGTTGGTGACAGAATCTGATCGGTCCAAgggcgagcagatttcagcatcaacagtatttattaaaattaacagcGATGGcacagaaaaaattaattcaagaaCTCGCCTATAgtgcattaatttaaaataatttgtaatgcAGTCCAGCCCTTGAGTGTTTAATTAGCAATTGGAAACTACTTTTACTGCACAACGCCATTAAAAGAACATGATAATGTTGTTGCTGATGAGGCAGATGGTAATTCTTATGgtgatatttttattggggTTGTCGTGGGGATTTGATAATGGTGTACGAAAATTACGTAATAAAGTGCTTTTAATAAATCATGCTCggtttactattaattaatcaaatttaatttactcaAATTACTCCTGTACGcgatcaaaataattttaattccatatatatatatatatatatatatatagagagagagagagagagagagagagagagagagagagagagagagagagagaaatgttCAAATCTGGAATTTTAAAGTACGAGATAGTCTAGAAAATGTGATTTTAAAGGCTTAAAACTACAAGCCTTTAAAACTGTGTTGTTTTTAAGTTTTCCGAACTTTCTTTCACTTTAAAATTTCGAACcagaaaactactatatatgtgtgtgtgtgtgtgtgtgtgtgtgtgtgtgtgtgtgtgtgtgtgtgtgtgtgtatgtatatgtatatgtatatatgcgcaaacacacacacatacaaaaaatgtaaataactttcagatataaaatatttaaaatagatGAAACAATGCTAATCTAGCGAATCCAgtcataataatttgattttcacttatattaattatgtcGAATCATGCTATTTTAATGAAGAGCACTcgatgtatatatatatatatatatatatccaacaggtaaaatttcaaaacattaTTTACCAAAGTCCGATGAAGAGAATCCATATACACTGACacactcatatatatatatatatatgtatatatataaccgTACATCGGAAGGatagataaaagaaattgaagtttCAACAGCCGAATAATGCAAACTCATTTTAAAAAAGCATtctattgtttaattaaaaaattcgaaAACGGATTATATACATGATAAAGACTCACCGACACCTAaccatattaatttaaaattattttcaactgatagttgaattttgaaattacatACAAAAACACGCCTTCGTCCTCTGTTCAGACATTAAAAACCCATTTACCATCTATTACAACATGAGGTATATGGGATAACAAGTCCCAATATTGTCCTCCATCCTTTATGCACCTCTCTGCTATCAACGGACAGCGATAGATACTTAATTGCAAAAGTGAGGGAGGCAGGCCCTTCTCTGGAAAGTTTTTGAGCTTGGGACAATTCTCGATTGTCAATTTAGTGAGGTATTGAAGATCAACTATTGAAGAAGGTAGGCGTTCTAGATTTGGAAAATTGGAAATCTGCAGAGATGTTAGAGAGGCAGGAAGAGGAAATGACACCATGTCGTCATCAAATCCACTGATTGTGAGTTCTTGCAGAGAGGAGAATCTGTGAAATCCCCGGCCCCACTCAATCATTGACTTCCAAATCTCCATATTACCATTAATCTGCAGTGAACGAATGTTGGTGGGAAGGCCATCTTCTTCAAGGCTTGGAAGCTCACCTCCTACTATTGTTAATTCTTGAAGAGACTTCAGACTGTGCAATCCCCTGGGCAAGGCCTCTAGTCTCTCGCACCAACTGATCGTGAGCTTAGTCAGTTTCGCACAAGGCAATCCCCCTTCGGGAAAGGACTCCAGATTTCCACAAAGCGATATTTTTATCTCTTGAAGCTGGCGGAGATTGTGTAAACCACTCGGtaaaattttcagatttttacAATTAGAAATGCGGATTGtttcaagagatgtgttgttgTCCAACCTTTCTGCTATTGACTCCAGCTTTGAACAACTAAGAACATTAAGTACCTTAAGAGACGGAGGTAGATTGCCAACTTCAAGGGACTCAAGCGTGGCAGGTAactcattttttgaaaatacacATGTCAGAGATGGACATCTGTGAATTCCTAAGTGCTCAAGAAGAGATGAGGTATACCTTCTGCTGCTGCTACTGCTGCTACACTGGATGCCCTCTTCCACTGTCAAAGTCCTTATATTATCACAATTCTGGATGTCCAATCTCTTAAGGCTCGGTGGTAGCTGGACTTCAGCAATATATCTCAACGAATGGCAACGCGAAATCGTCAAGATCTCGAGAGATGAATTGGCGTCGCACATCCATGCCTCTGGTAGCAATTTCAGTGCATCACAACCGCAAATCTCCATTTTTCTCAACTTGGAAGGCAGAGCAACCGTAGGAAAGGAAACAAGGGAACTGCAGTTGTAGATTTCTATCTCTCTCAAGGAACTGAGGCTGAGCGATGATTGTGGCAGCTTCACAAGGCCTTCGCAATGACTCAATTCTAGATATTCAAGTCTGCATGACAACTCGCAGAGCTGCTGTTGGTCTTTCTCTTCTTCCGCCACCAAGGATTGAAGTTTGGAACAGTTTGTAATCATCAGTCTTTTGAGAGAGCAAATGTCTTGCAGTAATCCATTATGACTCTTCCAtatatatgtttcatttttaatattttttatctccAATTCTTCCAATTTTGGTAGCTGTGGCTTCAATGGCCCTGCGAGAAACACTTGATTTGATGTATCTTTACAAGCCACCGAATTCTGTGAACAGATATGATCGGTTGCACTTCTCCACACAACCTTTTTACATCCACcaattttcaatttgcaaAAAGCTGGAAGACTCGTAACTGAAGCAAACAATGCTTCACATCCTTCAATAACAAGCATCTCTAATGCAGGAGGGTGTTCTAGAAATGTTCCTTGCAATTTAGAacaatttataatatgaaGCTCTCTCAATTTAAGAAACCCTTCAACTCCCTGACTGGATCCATAAGGAATCCAGTCTTCCCATTCTTGCATGTCTTCAAAACGAAGAGTCTCCAAGCATAGAAAAGGAATTAGAGAATCATTCCCATAGAACTCTGAACCCAACCTCTTTACTCTGCTCATTCCACGCACTGCAAGATGCTTTAAAGAGGGCAGTTGGCCGACTGACGGCAGGGCAGTACACATGtcacaattttcaaattttagggtCACCAAATTTGAGAACGAGGAATCTCCTAACCAAGTTGGAAATTTTGTACCTCCATAGCCACTGATAACAAATTGTTCCAGATTTTCATGAGGTTTTAGCATGTCGAGCACATCCTTTTCAGTTTCTGCTTCCCTTGAAGATGAACCATCAGTGCTGCATGTCCATCGAAGCATTAACACTTTAAGATTCTTCTTTCCATCCAATTGAGCCTCCTTCGCATCACCAATGTATTTCACGTTCTCCAATTTTGAAATCTTAAGTCTCCCTTTAAGATGCATCAACGACTTTAGCTCTTGTAATCTAGAACCGCTATCTTTTCCCacaacaaaattatacaaCGTCCGAAGATGAATCAACTTACCAACTCCTAGTGGCATTTTCTCTaatgaatttgtatttaaattattgagaTGATGCAATTTGACGAGGTTTCCCATGTCTGCACATAACTTCTTCAGTCGCCGACAGCCCTTCAATAGAAGGGTGTGCAAATTGTAAAGCTTGTTGACTGATTCAGGCAGAGTTCTAATCTCAGTTCCAGATAGGTTAAGGTACCTTAAATACCTCAAATCACCGATTGAATCCGGTAGCTCAAAGATGCGATAACCACGCAGAGAGAAGACCCTCAAGCGCTGTAGTCTGAACAAAATAGGAAGAATGCTATGAGCCAAGTATCCACGCGAACTATTTGACAATGTTACCGGTAAAAAAGTTCGCAAATGGTGGATATCATGCAAGTCCTCAAACCTTTGAACGCCATCACAATATCCGCGAATGTATGAAAGGTGACGAAAATTTTTGGAAAAGCTTTGTTGCTTGTTAACCTCTGAGGTATACTCCATTGTGAAGTATATCTCCCCTGCAGCCCAATGGGCAAGGTCGTTGACAAGGTCGTGCATCACAAATCGTGATTTATTGTTGCTTGATTGCTGGAAAAAAGATCTTGAACGTAGCTCTTGAAAGAACTTTCGACCTAGATCTTCATTAGGATTCCCACTCTCTTTGTGATCCAAAAAACCCAAAGcacaccataaaaaaattatctcctCCTCTTCAAATTCATAATGCTTTGGAAACAATGAGCAGTATGCAAAGCATTGTTTCAAAGTTGGAGGAAGATAATAATAGCTCACTGCAAGGGCTGGTATAATGCGACATCTCTCTTCTGGTAATTCCCATGTCTTGCTACTGAGCACACCTTCCCACTCACGTCTATCATGTTTTCCACGTAAAAGACCTCCCAGTGTTTTTGCTGCCAAGGGCAAGCCGTTGCATTTGATCACTATCTTTTTGCCAACGTCCTCCAATGACATGTGTGAACTGAAATCTGTTGTCCCCAAAGAGTGCTGAGCGAACACTAACAGACAGTCCTCAGTTGACAAGTTTTTCAGTTCATAAGCTTGATCCGGGCTCATGATTTTGGCAACCTCTTGATTGCGAGTGGTGACAACAATCTTACTTCCTTCTGCGCCAGCTTCAAATGGAAGGCTGAGGTCAACCCAATCATTGTAATTATCATTCCACACGTCATCTAAAACAAGTAGAAATTTCTTTCCAAACAattgtttcttcaatttctcttGAAGCAAATTTAAGTCGTGATTATCCAAATTCTGGTCAGTAGCAATGCAATTTAGGATTGATTTTGTAAGCCTGataacatcaaaatcatcagagACGCAAGTCCATGCCTTGAGATCAAAATGGTCTTGCACTTGCTTATCATTATAGACAAGCTGAGCAAGAGTGGTCTTACCCAGCCCGCCCATACCTATAATAGGAATAACAGAGAATCCACCATCATTTCTTGAATCATCCTTCAACAACAATTCAAcaatttccttcttttctGTTTCCCTCCCATATACCTTGGCTTCATTCACCAAAGAGGTTGTGGGTAGTCTTTGAATGTCTTTTTTGGACCTCTCAGCTGAACTTACGTTCAAACCCAGTGAGTCTTTCTGTGTTACAATATCTTGAAATCTGTCGTTGATCTCTTTGATTTTGGACATCATGGTGTAATCGAACTGAATCGATTGTGGAGTAAAACTGGTGCAGCAAGTAGGAATGAGCTTCCGAAACTTACTTGTTCTCGAATGACTGCAACTGGGTTGATCATGAGCCGCAGCTGCTTCTTGATTTCCAAGCACCAACTTCATCCGAAAAGCCTCAGTTTGAAACTCATCCAACAAGTCTTCAACATCAAAAGCCAAGTTCTGAAGCTCGCCAAGCCACAACTTCACAGACTGATCAGtcctcttcttctcctcagcATCTTCAAGCACCGCCTTGATCAACATCAACATATTCTTCCACTTCTTTAGGTCGGCCTGGATTTGCTCTTGGCGTGCAAACAACCGAATCCCCTCTGAAGCTAACTTTTGGACCAGCAACTCAACGGACGCCGTCAGGATTGCCTCTCCAAtgattgacattttttttttttttttgggtgtgcaaagaaagaaacagaaCTTTGAGttttggaaaacaaaaatgggAAAATTGAACAGTAAGTGGGAAGGTTCGAGCAGAATGCTTTTAACAAGTCTTCCACTTGTTTATTCCGACAAAGTGGAAACAAAAACAGAGGCCACCACCCGTTGATAAATCAAAAcgtatctctctctctctctctctctctctctctctctctctttactatataattactttatttccttttagttgacaaaaattaaaatacttgaaataattaacgctaattaaataattgtcttACATCACCaaactcctttttttttatcattaagaGGTTAATTAATTGCGGGCAGAGCAAGTTGAGTTTTAAAAAGGCGAAGCATCCCGTCCCAAAACAAAGAATCTTGCCGTTGGCCGGCAGGattaatattacttttaaCAACAATCACAGCCAATTGGGAATTTATTAAGAGGCTAATTAATTACTGAGGGAAGTGTTATGGCAAACATATTCCGCGAGATTTGCGGCATTTTAAGCTTCATAGAGaccataataaaaaattacttgaaatatAAGAAAAGGAATTAGCAGGATTCACGCACGACCAAATCCACATGGACAGAACAATGGATTATAAGGAAATACAAGTGCATGAACCTATTCCCTTGATTATTGGCTAAGGATGATTTCGCTAATGCTTTCAAGGATGAAATAGAACAGagatcaaaaaaaaaaaaaaaaaggtaagttaAGTCGATGCAAAAAATGAGCAAGCTTCGcacatgcatgcatgtgtCTGACTGACAGAACGTGGCTTGGATCAAGGATCAATGAAGGAAACATAAACTTATAATTGTTATAATGCAAGCATCAAAATATTCGACAACTTTGCGGTTCACGGAATATTGggaaaatatacaaataataaagacACCACAAGTTAAGCAGATCAAATAAACAGGGGAAATAACTGATCAATTTAATTCTTTGTGCAACATGACTTCATTAATCCTACAGCAACAGAGAAAATATGCCTACATGACTTCATTAATCCTACAGCAACAGAGAAAATATGCCTACATGACTTCATTAATCCTACAGGCGTGGTACTATCACCATGCAACATTACATTAATGCTGAGTGTCTGGTGAAGAAAATCATAACCGACCAATACGACAGGGAATGGTCGCGTTTTGGTGATTGGCTTTGTTTAAGTGAAACGACAAGGAAAACGGCGTTTTGGTGGGCTTTATAATTACTCACTAAACGACCTCACGAAATGCCGTTTCAGCTTTAATAAGTCACAAGCCTTACACGTGCTAAAGCCAAGTCGTTAAAGTCTGTTATTTCACCCGCATATCACGTGAGCTTTTGGGCTTAGTTAGAATCAATTGCAGAGCTGTTAAAACAGCGGGTTCCGGTATAACAAACAGAGAGTGGCTGTGAGTTATAAAAGGAGAAATAGGGATCACATTTGAGGGATCTTGATCTGTGTGTGATGTGATCTGAAAAGCTCGGCAATTCTTGTTGATAATCAATAAAAGCTGATCATATTGTTtctccgtggatgtaggctgaTGCAAATCagctgaaccacgttaaaTCATCTTGTTCTTGATTCTTTCATTACTCTTTCTCGAATTTCATCTTTGGTTCTGTTTGGTTAAAGTTGATTAGACATTATCCTGATTCAACTTCGCAAGCATCTTGGTTGGTTTGATTTAAAGATCTTGGGCTGTAATTTGGGGTTGCTTCAGTTCTTGAGCACACAAATTGCAACAACAATTCCTCATCAATCAATTTTGATAgtatatgatattaaaaacATCGGTTccataattttatgtaatttcgTAGAAAAGATATAATTGATTTGAGTTAGTTTGACATATAAAGAAAGAGGAATGGGGAATGATATCACTGTGGCGTTTGATGAGTAATGATAGACAACAAATATGGATCATGTAATAATGAAATATGtatttacagaaaaaaaattggcaatAAAATGatgctttaaaaatttaatattacttgctagaaaataatgtgacaattaaaagtaaaagatgTATATTGAATGCTTCGAGTTTATGGATATTGAATGCTTCGAGTTTATTTTATCACTTCCCTAATCATTTTGTAACTACATCTTAAATAGAAgttcaattaattttgacCAATAATTTTAGAGAATGTTGAGaagagatttgattttgtatacaaaaaatattagagatgagatgagttaaaatcaattacaacaacaacaataagaatatattttgtaaaagccccaaatacatataatataaatttagttttgaattaagtaattattaatttatatagaaGAGAGCCTTATAGGAAAGTaggaatttttaaaaagagattTGCGAAGGAAAAAGTTTACTTTGGTTTAGTTTGTGAAGGTTAAAGTAATTGAAAGCAATGCAATTGAAGgaaatataaacttttaatttttacaaagtAATCACTAAAATATTTGACAAGTTTGAGATGTTAAAAAAGCTAGGAAAATAGAGAAATAATGAAGACCCTACAAGTTGCAGAGCAAATAAACAAAGGAAAACAGggcaaatatttattttttgcaaaaagaataaaagcaCAGTCTGCTATTATTACTGTTGAATGTTAGCTAATTAAGATAAGGCTATTGTATATATAGACACAAACACACGCGTATTGGGATGTCATAGGCcttaaaagataaagctaaAAATTAATCCCACATCTAAAGAGAAAAACAGTAGCTAGAACAGAATCTATGTTTTGGTGTCTTAATTTTTAAGCTCAAACAATTAGTAGTATACAAAATGCATGATAGAACACAGAACTCATATTTTAGCAGCAATCCTCAGCTCATTGGCCATTAGTTCAGAATGACAATTCTTATTAGtcaaagaatcaaaatgatttttagtTGTATATGAATAGAGCAGTAgatcaataaataattgaagacTTGCTTTTGCCATTGAACCATGCCGATGGCTATTTGAAGACTACAGCTTAGCTCTACCATTCCAAGTAAGCAACTCAGCTGCCCAAAGAATGCCAAGCCATCAAGACTATACCAAGATACAACATCAAGAATTACATACAGGCCGTCACATATTACATTTCTCCTCTGTTCTAAGAGAGATTTATGAGCCCATGCAGTAggagtaattaattaatttatccagTTCAGTAATCATTCCTCATTTGCTTCAAATCCAAATCCAGTGCTCTACCATTTATTATGACGCACGGTAAATTGGTTAGCAAGTGTCGATATTGTCCTCCATCCTTTGTGTACATTTCTTCTAATAAGGGACTACCCGACATCTCTAATCGCCAAAGAGAGGCAGGCAGGCCCTTCTCTGAAAAGTACTTGAGCTTGGGACAATTACAGAGTTTCAATGAAATAAGGTTTTGATGATCAGCAATTGAAGAAGACAGGCGTTCCAAATTTGGTAAATCAACAATCACCAAATATGCTAGAGTGGCAGGAAGAGGAAGGGTGGCTCCTAATCCCAATCTTGATTTAGAACTGCCTATGTAACATGTGTCATTCTACATTCTTGCAATGCCATTTCTTGTTATGGCAGCAGCGTTCTTTCATCATGGCATCACAAGCAAATGTTTAATTTGAAGACTTGCTTTgccaagaaaaataaggagagcaaaggtaattaattttggtgtgatgaatatttttatgggtgtactaaggaaaataaagataaaagaagGAATGTTATTGAGgagaattttgatatttacaaaagTGTTCAAAGAAAAAGTGATCTGTTGGAATCTACTTGCTGGTGCACATAATAAAAGGGCATTCTAAGTAAATCTAAAACTACAAATAGTCTCACTCTTTGAATAATATTCTTCAATCAATTCtgttatttcaaaataaaaaaatccatcTCTTTATTACTTTCCAACTAGTCATATTGATGTGTTAATAATTATGAAGAACCAATGtaatttatatgatattaGAAGCCCTTTAGCATATTAACCCGAATGTGCCTAATATAGCTAAATCAACATCCAGCTCATTAGAGTGCTGgtggttgtcgaagccaacaaaaataaattcttactctaaataaattgtgtatagtgattgaacAGGGTTGTGTCCACAGAGattggtaattatttaaatccttttgaaacgcaaaacataaaatggggattttgttgacaataataaaaatcaaattaaaataataagaatgcaaattaaagttgtgattcaaattggagaaaactctggttgaaggaattaactcaatttgatttgactactgatcattgattcaaatatagattattattactcatgaatagaccagttatagctactgagatcCTCTAAAAGCCAAtttctccttaactagtcgataaccaaggtacgaccgttggttatttccctaatcaatagacaaccctagatacaatcataggatttaatcaattgacagcttgaaaaccagagagacccaaatcctaatcaacacatatgatgattcatttaaattagattgtttattctcacaacacaactctctgctatgttatttgtcacaaacattaaattcttcatacggtgaatcctttaattgacaatagattaagttgataattaaatagtggccaattacctaattaacaaacatgatcatgaaaataatacagagaataaataaatacccaaaaagcaataaaacaattaaagcacaagaaagatctcacagtagtgatgaatcaaagcttcattatcctt contains:
- the LOC102609274 gene encoding disease resistance protein RGA2-like, which codes for MSIIGEAILTASVELLVQKLASEGIRLFARQEQIQADLKKWKNMLMLIKAVLEDAEEKKRTDQSVKLWLGELQNLAFDVEDLLDEFQTEAFRMKLVLGNQEAAAAHDQPSCSHSRTSKFRKLIPTCCTSFTPQSIQFDYTMMSKIKEINDRFQDIVTQKDSLGLNVSSAERSKKDIQRLPTTSLVNEAKVYGRETEKKEIVELLLKDDSRNDGGFSVIPIIGMGGLGKTTLAQLVYNDKQVQDHFDLKAWTCVSDDFDVIRLTKSILNCIATDQNLDNHDLNLLQEKLKKQLFGKKFLLVLDDVWNDNYNDWVDLSLPFEAGAEGSKIVVTTRNQEVAKIMSPDQAYELKNLSTEDCLLVFAQHSLGTTDFSSHMSLEDVGKKIVIKCNGLPLAAKTLGGLLRGKHDRREWEGVLSSKTWELPEERCRIIPALAVSYYYLPPTLKQCFAYCSLFPKHYEFEEEEIIFLWCALGFLDHKESGNPNEDLGRKFFQELRSRSFFQQSSNNKSRFVMHDLVNDLAHWAAGEIYFTMEYTSEVNKQQSFSKNFRHLSYIRGYCDGVQRFEDLHDIHHLRTFLPVTLSNSSRGYLAHSILPILFRLQRLRVFSLRGYRIFELPDSIGDLRYLRYLNLSGTEIRTLPESVNKLYNLHTLLLKGCRRLKKLCADMGNLVKLHHLNNLNTNSLEKMPLGVGKLIHLRTLYNFVVGKDSGSRLQELKSLMHLKGRLKISKLENVKYIGDAKEAQLDGKKNLKVLMLRWTCSTDGSSSREAETEKDVLDMLKPHENLEQFVISGYGGTKFPTWLGDSSFSNLVTLKFENCDMCTALPSVGQLPSLKHLAVRGMSRVKRLGSEFYGNDSLIPFLCLETLRFEDMQEWEDWIPYGSSQGVEGFLKLRELHIINCSKLQGTFLEHPPALEMLVIEGCEALFASVTSLPAFCKLKIGGCKKVVWRSATDHICSQNSVACKDTSNQVFLAGPLKPQLPKLEELEIKNIKNETYIWKSHNGLLQDICSLKRLMITNCSKLQSLVAEEEKDQQQLCELSCRLEYLELSHCEGLVKLPQSSLSLSSLREIEIYNCSSLVSFPTVALPSKLRKMEICGCDALKLLPEAWMCDANSSLEILTISRCHSLRYIAEVQLPPSLKRLDIQNCDNIRTLTVEEGIQCSSSSSSRRYTSSLLEHLGIHRCPSLTCVFSKNELPATLESLEVGNLPPSLKVLNVLSCSKLESIAERLDNNTSLETIRISNCKNLKILPSGLHNLRQLQEIKISLCGNLESFPEGGLPCAKLTKLTISWCERLEALPRGLHSLKSLQELTIVGGELPSLEEDGLPTNIRSLQINGNMEIWKSMIEWGRGFHRFSSLQELTISGFDDDMVSFPLPASLTSLQISNFPNLERLPSSIVDLQYLTKLTIENCPKLKNFPEKGLPPSLLQLSIYRCPLIAERCIKDGGQYWDLLSHIPHVVIDGKWVFNV